The Rhizoctonia solani chromosome 4, complete sequence genome contains a region encoding:
- a CDS encoding U6 snRNA-associated-like-Sm protein LSm8, protein MSSLQGYVDRKVLLVLQDGRAIVGTLVGFDQRSNVVLSDSVERIYSIEEGVEEVPLGLYLVKGDMIALIGEMDAAIDSATDLSTIRAEPLPPIRY, encoded by the exons ATGTCCAGTCTCCAGGGATACGTTGATC GCAAAGTTCTTCTTGTTCTGCAAGACGGACGGGCGATAGTC GGCACCTTGGTTGGATTTGACCAGCGGTCGAATGTTGTCCTCTCCGACTCGGTAGAGAGGATCTACAGCATCGAAGAGGGCGTTGAGGAAGTACCGTTGGGGTTATACTTGGTCAAAGGTGACATGAT CGCGTTGATAGGGGAAATGGACGCTGCTATCGATTCTGCGACTGACTTGTCAACGATACGAGCTGAACCCTTGCCACCCATCCGCTACTAA
- a CDS encoding methyltransferase domain protein, protein MDSEDILADSFSIMEGTRADPSEAGIVRYGSLTLRVAAKEGKANTLLADAVFSPSLFLAEQIQLGNVDLRGKTVLELGSGAALPLILSATIDSHPLLVMLTDYPDETIISILHQNLAANREQLRPDCSISALGYAWGADVSSLLSLAPEGYQVLILSDLLHFDSSHPDILSTVTRTLRRSLDSWIYLAAGVYTHESVREAFLKAGEEAGLDWTPIENDGIWRGERRVMSDGEVWTQEDLNARKANVVAWIGRWK, encoded by the exons ATGGACTCTGAAGACATCCTTGCAGACTCTTTTTCGATCATGGAGGGAACGCGGGCGGACCCATCCGAAGCAGGGATTGTCCGATACGGTTCACTCACGCTGAGGGTTGCCGCCAAG GAGGGAAAG GCAAACACTCTACTCGCCGATGCAGTTTTCTCCCCTTCACTATTTCTTGCTGAACAGATTCAGTTGGGAAATGTTGATCTGAGAGGGAAAACGG TTCTCGAGCTTGGATCTGGAGCAGCTTTACCTCTGATTCTGTCGGCCACGATCGACTCGCATCCATTATTAGTGATG CTTACAGACTATCCAGACGAAACAATAATTTCAATTCTACATCAGAACCTCGCTGCCAATAGGGAACAACTTAGACCAGACTGTTCGATAAGTGCTCTTGGCTACGCATGGGGAGCAGATGTTTCATCTCTTCT TTCCCTAGCGCCTGAAGGATACCAAGTTCTAATACTATCTGATCTACTGCACTTTGACTCGTCTCATCCCGACATACTATCGACTGTCACTAGAACACTACGACGGAGCCTAGATTCGTGGATTTATCTTGCTGCGGGGGTATACACTCACGAATCTGTACGAGAGGCGTTTTTGAAAGCTGGTGAGGAAGCTGGGTTAGATTGGACACCTATAGAAAATGATGGAATCTGGAGGGGAGAAAGGCGGGTCATGTCTGATGGTGAGGTTTGGACCCAAGAGGATTTGAATGCGAGAAAGGCGAATGTTGTTGCGTGGATTGGGAGGTGGAAGTGA
- a CDS encoding mitochondrial carrier protein, translating to MTSTLSANAKGKQKMLEIQPVYAKAVAAATGSTMTALTMTPFDLIKTRLQTQPTATVAPPTLFPRPPLQAKAGVSSGLASSCCRPSSLPCVRNISSLAAAYPSHASIPGHSESLVCLWDGTWRTERVKGFWDAVVKVSRSEGIAGLWKGVGTSLTIAVPASTAYMLTYDYLNHSLPVAQVAPLLTPLTAGIAARTIVATFVSPLELVRTRLQSTPVSPGTPHTMKSVLDGIQKMVANDGLRTLWRGLGPTLWRDVPFSGIYWAGYESGKRIANNRGYTGVEVAFGSGALSGMVAALVTMPFDTLKTRRQAALISSAEGATNSTVSLGMTGLIRQIIHTEGPTALFAGLTPRVAKIAPACGIMIACYEGVGKFLSPVDPDSDEVTA from the exons aTGACATCGACTCTGTCTGCCAATGCAAAAGGAAAGCAAAAAATGCTTGAAATTCAACCTGTCTATGCAAAGGCAGTAGCCGCTGCCACTGGATCGACAATGACTGCTCTCACTA TGACGCCTTTTGATTTGATCAAGACCCGACTCCAAACGCAGCCGACAGCTACCGTAGCTCCTCCAACGCTGTTCCCGCGGCCCCCTCTGCAAGCCAAGGCAGGCGTATCCTCAGGCCTCGCATCCAGCTGCTGCAGACCATCGTCTTTGCCCTGTGTTCGAAACATATCTTCCCTTGCTGCTGCTTATCCATCACACGCGTCGATTCCCGGGCACTCCGAGAGTCTAGTCTGTCTTTGGGATGGCACGTGGCGAACAGAGCGAGTAAAGGGATTCTGGGATGCAGTTGTAAAAGTGTCACGATCGGAGGGTATTGCGGGTTTGTGGAAAGGAGTTGGAACATCGTT GACGATTGCTGTTCCTGCTTCTACAGCCTACATGCTCACGTATGACTACCTGAATCATTCCCTTCCAGTGGCGCAAGTAGCCCCACTGCTTACTCCACTTACCGCTGGTATTGCGGCACGGACTATCGTTGCGACTTTTGTGTCTCCGTTAGAACTAGTGCGAACACGACTTCAGTCCACGCCTGTCTCACCAGGCACTCCGCATACGATGAAGTCGGTTCTGGACGGTATCCAAAAAATGGTAGCCAATGATGGATTAAGAACTCTTTGGAGAGGTTTGGGGCCGACCCTTTGGAGAGATGTTCCATTCAGTGGCATCTACTGGGCTGGTTACGAAAGCGGCAAGCGCATAGCGAATAACCGTGGGTATACTGgtgtggaagtggcattcGGAAGCGGCGCCCTCTCTGGAATG GTCGCGGCTCTTGTCACTATGCCATTTGACACACTCAAAACTCGACGGCAAGCCGCGTTGATTTCCAGCGCCGAGGGCGCAACCAACTCCACTGTCTCGTTAGGGATGACGGGGTTGATACGTCAGATAATCCACACTGAAGGTCCAACAGCGCTGTTTGCTGGTCTAACGCCTCGCGTTGCAAAGATCGCACCTGCGTGCGGTATCATGATTGCCTGCTATGAA GGCGTTGGAAAATTCTTGAGTCCCGTTGATCCAGACTCCGATGAGGTAACTGCGTAG
- a CDS encoding DNA repair helicase RHP51, producing MPTQLNRPIASLQINSAHRSKLMKNGYSTAADIQAVSVEELARDLGISLEDANAISAVAQTQPQISSHINTDSVELPETQRTQLVIAGSQTAAELLKVPASATALSTGNKTIDEILDGGVIKGSLLEISGVPERGTKYLLLRRESDSRGDLPIESLKDVVSSLTVDREKQTTTEVHHARVKSLPELLSCVSKLPQYCVDHPGIKLVIMSQLSYHIQASRISLQAKGKLLTHIKQHLTKTCGTGQVAVVVTTSMAVKLINDEGQPANFSTGTKALLIPTLGWPHELLSNSCNLTSHTRRRVLSGFQDIQTGAR from the exons ATGCCGACTCAATTAAATCGCCCTATTGCGAGCCTTCAAATCAATTCCGCTCATCGTTCAAAACTTATGAAAAATGGATATTCCACCGCTGCCGATATTCAAGCTGTCTCTGTTGAAGAGCTAGCTCGTGACCTGGGGATCTCGCTAGAGGATGCCAATGCAATCTCCGCAGTCGCACAAACTCAGCCCCAAATTTCCTCCCATatcaacacagactctgtgGAGCTCCCTGAAACCCAGCGTACTCAGCTAGTTATTGCGGGATCACAAACGGCTGCTGAACTTTTGAAAGTTCCGGCCTCGGCCACCGCGCTCTCAACAGGGAACAAAACAATAGACGAAATACTAGATGGCGGCGTAATAAAGGGATCTCTACTTGAAATCAGTGGTGTACCTG AGAGGGGCACGAAATACTTGTTATTG CGTCGTGAGTCAGACTCGAGAGGAGACTTACCAATTGAAAGCTTAAAAGATGTGGTCTCTTCCCTGACGGTAGACCGTG AGAAACAGACGACCACTGAAGTACATCATGCTCGCGTTAAATCCCTTCCTGAACTCCTTTCGTGCGTCTCAAAGTTACCCCAATATTGTGTAGACCACCCAGGG ATAAAGCTTGTCATAATGTCTCAGCTCAGCTATCACATTCAAGCATCGCGCATCTCCCTTCAAGCCAAGGGGAAGCTTTTGACACATATTAAACAGCACCTGACCAAAACATGTGGGACCGGGCAAGTGGCA GTGGTGGTCACAACTTCAATGGCCGTGAAACTCATTAATGATGAAGGCCAACCAGCTAACTTTTCTACAGGTACCAAGGCCTTGCTTATACCTACTCTCGGTTGGCCTCATGAGCTTTTGTCCAATTCTTGTAATTTAACCAGTCATACCAGGCGACGGGTTCTCTCTGGCTTCCAAGACATACAGACTGGTGCTAGGTAG
- a CDS encoding DNA mismatch repair protein MutS, translating into MPPKQSKSSEGPKQKTLFSFINKTPNNAAATPKKSLSQFRSPVKPVASSPVGGASSEGDANMSSPVERALKTSSSAQNSSPNTNVTVDLSQDDSDDEAPVRMSTRKAVKRKAQVQDSGSEEDEAAVASFSQRIAKHAAPKGKTPAKKRRTSVSSRDDDDFIVDDDEDDEVEEIAPSKAGSEDDDDLGDDDESPKKKKSKKTASRPPAKPTGGAPSGGSSTNFMLTAAEQRAQNSKTDKKANEEMYSFLKDPKDKDGVRHAEEGSDPRTLWIPKGAWSSFTPFEKQFWEIKQNHFDTVLFFQKGKFYELYENDAQIGHSEFDLKLTDRVKMKMVGVPESSFQFWAAKFLAKGYKVGRVDQAETQLGAEMRQAANKGPKGKGAAAAGDKIVRRELNKVLTNGTLVDPELLQDEQAGHCISIRETEEEGEFGICVLDASTGEFNLSSFKDDIVRTKLETIMRQVRPKELVYSKGNLSVATTRLMKVLLPSNCLWTPLSKSEGLSYDRTLEELKALYPPEPSDNDGMEDDNSWSSGVPDAIRSFIGNETAIESLGSMIWYLRQLNIDKDILTQKNFNVYDPLQRGKGLALDGQTLSHIEVLVNSEGTEEGTLLKLLGRCVTPFGKRLFRIWICNPLQDVKAINERLDAVQDLISHPEIETSFSKIVSGIPDLERIVSRVHAKSCSIKDFLKVLSAFENLSKGLATLAEMSEDFENKSVLGLLRQAPDLKKNIKRVKSFFNVEDDLLVPSSDDVDEAYCEIQTEIKQLEEKLEKKLSGLKSDLGCKDLSYWHSATGTKDIYIVQVPVGKKVSVPKDWTKHGGTKAITRYTVPLLASTIRALKEARETRTGIVRDFKLRVFAEFDADRDVWLRAVKVTAEMDCLLSLAKASEALGSPSCRPEFVEDTGRAFVEFENLRHPALELNMKKDFIANSVRLGGQHPNVALITGPNMGGKSTVMRMTAAGVIMAQMGMLVPCESARLSPVDAILTRMGAYDSVFTNSSTFKVELDECCKILRDATPKSLVIMDELGRGTSTYDGMAIASSVLRELATKTLPLTLFATHYSSLTDMGEKHPNIRNMTMQTVVDDEKRQLVMMYKFVEGVAPGSFGTHVANVAGVPASVVDRAEQVSRDFAEVSRKKQLEKRAAVSRIPLDLQADFAQLAKLAGGLKLTDDPVQQLESLRILKGSVRSLLKAN; encoded by the exons ATGCCTCCCAAGCAATCCAAGTCGAGCGAAGGACCCAAACAGAAAACACTTTTCAGCTTTATTAACAAAACACCTAATAATGCTGCTGCAACTCCCAAGAAGTCTCTATCGCAGTTCCGTAGTCCGGTCAAGCCTGTTGCTTCGTCCCCAGTGGGCGGGGCATCGAGCGAGGGGGATGCGAATATGAGCTCGCCCGTTGAGCGGGCGCTCAAGACCTCGAGTAGTGCTCAGAATAGCAGTCCTAACACCAACGTGACTGTTGATTTGTCTCAGGATGACTCTGATGATGAGGCGCCTGTTCGAATG TCGACTAGGAAAGCGGTTAAGCGCAAAGCTCAAGTTCAGGATTCCGGCTCTGAAGAGGACGAAGCAGCGGTTGCTTCATTTTCGCAAAGGATTGCGAAACACGCGGCTCCAAAGG GGAAAACTCCTGCCAAGAAGCGCCGTACATCTGTCTCTTCCcgtgatgatgatgatttCATTGTAGACGATGATGAAGACGATGAGGTTGAAGAGATCGCTCCCTCAAAAGCCGGGTCcgaggatgatgatgatttaggtgacgacgacgaatctcccaagaagaagaaaagcaAAAAG ACAGCTTCCCGTCCGCCTGCTAAACCGACCGGAGGAGCTCCCTCTGGTGGCTCATCCACGAATTTTATGCTCACCGCCGCCGAGCAGCGTGCGCAAAATAGTAAAACTGATAAAAAGGCAAATGAGGAGATGTATTCCTTCCTGAAGGATCCCAAAGAT AAAGACGGAGTTCGTCATGCAGAAGAAGGGTCTGATCCTCGGACACTCTGGATACCCAAGGGGGCTTGGAGCTCGTTTACTCCGTTTGAGAAACAG TTCTGGGAGATTAAGCAAAACCACTTCGACACtgttcttttcttccaaAAAG gcaAGTTCTACGAGCTGTATGAAAACGACGCCCAGATTGGGCACTCCGAATTCGACCTCAAGCTAACTGATCGCGTTAAAATGAAAATG GTTGGGGTACCCGAGTCGAGTTTCCAG TTCTGGGCGGCCAAATTCTTGGCTAAAG GTTATAAGGTTGGACGCGTCGACCAAGCTGAAACTCAGCTTGGAGCGGAAATGCGACAGGCGGCGAACAAGGGCCCGAAAGGAAAAGGAGCTGCTGCAGCGGGTGATAAGATTGTGCGCAG GGAACTTAACAAGGTCCTCACCAACGGCACGCTTGTTGATCCTGAGCTCTTGCAAGACGAACAAGCTGGACACTGTATCTCGATTCGCGAAACAGAGGAAGAAGGAGAGTTTGGAATCTGTGTGCTGGACGCCTCGACTGGTGAATTTAATCTTTCATCTTTCAAGGATGACATTGTGCGCACGAAGCTTGAG ACTATCATGCGCCAGGTTAGGCCAAAAGAGCTGGTTTATAGCAAG GGCAATCTTTCTGTGGCGACTACACGTCTTATGAAAGTCCTATTACCGAGCAATTGCCTCTGGACACCTCTTAGCAAATCCGAAGGCCTATCTTACGATCGGACACTGGAAGAACTCAAAGCATTGTATCCCCCTGAGCCTAGCGATAACGATGGCATGGAAGACGACAACTCCTGGTCGAGTGGGGTTCCTGATGCGATCCGAAGCTTTATCGGGAACGAAACAGCGATTGAATCCCTAGGATCAATGATTTGGTATCTGCGGCAACTTAATATCGACAAAGACATTCTCACACAGAAAAATTTCAATGTGTATGATCCTTTACAGAGGGGCAAGGGGCTCGCACTCGATGGCCAGACTCTGTCCCACATTGAGGTGCTGGTGAATAGCGAAGGAACCGAGGAAGGAACACTGTTGAAGCTCTTGGGACGATGTGTCACGCCTTTCG GCAAACGGCTGTTTAGAATTTGGATTTGTAATCCACTACAGGATGTCAAAGCGATCAACGAGCG TCTCGACGCTGTACAAGATCTGATTTCTCACCCAGAGATCGAAACGAGCTTTAGTAAAATAGTTTCTGGTATTCCTGATCTCGAGCGTATTGTCTCTCGAGTACATGCCAAGTCATGCTCAATTAAGGACTTCCTGAAAGTCTTGAGCGCATTCGAGAACTTGTCAAAGGGCCTGGCCACTCTGGCTGAAATGTCCGAAGACTTCGAGAACAAGAGTGTGTTGGGATTGCTGCGACAGGCCCCAGATTTGAAGAAGAATATAAAGAGGGTAAAGAGCTTCTTTAACG TCGAGGACGACCTGCTTGTCCCCAGTTCCGATGATGTCGACGAAGCCTACTGCGAAATCCAGACCGAAATCAAGCAACTGGAAGAAAAGCTTGAGAAGAAACTGAGCGGTCTGAAGTCAGACCTTGG GTGCAAGGACTTGAGTTACTGGCATAGCGCCACTGGGACTAAGGATATTTATATT GTTCAAGTTCCTGTTGGCAAGAAAGTTAGCGTTCCTAAGGATTGGACCAAACACGGGGGAACCAAA GCAATTACTCGATACACAGTCCCTCTCCTGGCCTCCACAATTCGTGCGCTGAAAGAAGCACGCGAAACTCGCACAGGAATTGTGCGTGACTTCAAACTTCGTGTATTTGCCGAGTTCGACGCGGACCGGGACGTATGGCTTCGTGCGGTTAAAGTAACCGCTGAGATGGATTGCTTGTTGAGCCTTGCTAAGGCTTCGGAAGCTCTCGGATCGCCCAGCTGTCGGCCCGAGTTTGTAGAGGATACTGGACGAGCATTCGTAGAATTCGAGAATTTGAGGCATCCAGCGCTGGAGTTGAATATGAAGAAAGACTTCATTGCGAACTCTGTGAGGCTTG GTGGCCAGCATCCTAATGTCGCTTTGAT CACCGGTCCTAATATGGGAGGGAAATCTACC GTGATGCGTATGACGGCTGCGGGGGTTATCATGGCTCAAATGGGCATGCTCGTCCCATGCGAATCAGCAAG GCTGTCACCAGTAGATGCGATTTTGAC CCGAATGGGAGCATACGACAGCGTGTTCACCAATTCATCTACCTTCAAG GTCGAGTTAGATGAATGCTGCAAAATCTTAAGAGACGCTACTCCTAAATCCTTGGTTATTATGGACG AGCTTGGTCGTGGAACATCCACATAT GACGGTATGGCTATAGCAAGC TCTGTACTTCGCGAGCTGGCTACGAAGACCCTGCCACTCACGCTTTTTGCTACCCATTACTCATCGCTCACTGATATGGGTGAGAAGCATCCCAACATTCGCAACATGACGATGCAAACGGTGGTTGATGATGAGAAGCGTCAG CTCGTGATGATGTACAAATTTGTAGAAGGTGTAGCTCCAGGCTCGTTCGGAACTCATGTCGCAAATGTGGCGGGAGTGCCAGCGTCAGTCGTGGACCGTGCAGAGCAAGTCTCCCGTGACTTTGCAGAAGTCAGTCGCAAAAAGCAGTTGGAAAAACGTGCTGCTGTCTCGAGAATCCCACTCGATCTCCAAGCTGATTTTGCCCAACTTGCCAAGCTCGCGGGTGGCCTGAAGCTGACAGACGACCCTGTCCAACAGCTTGAGAGTCTGCGCATACTGAAAGGTTCCGTGCGAAGCTTGCTCAAAGCAAACTAA
- a CDS encoding Sad1-interacting factor 3, producing the protein MASKPIPQRRTSTSMAGLGRLRASHLPPIPETRAYTPRRSTTSIPLAAASKPQRTSKTSQKLVVLPSDVQVQPLPPSREPQADGREGPSGLGNDHRSEGERMGKEQRQRAGYKRLTAYCIAESFRMKLLTAFLKREHGVAPRVFDEAVYAVYHLPLLPGYGQHVNIRSSPPVKSPGGKSILSKMSEAEEYGYDGTYFAPGSPSNPYSLEGGGYISSSPPTSRKPHKRVPQIRHRNDPDYWQTDNDNDIADVVFFDYGVVVFFGLDETQEQDILEDLHNAGILQGRRSENDWEMEECHYEASNYKSEHHHLLTIPCLYDLAFKSSSHLLKLSLAHALAQSTLLAHYETIAQVVLAAPSVTALPKQLADSGELKLRRGEALKLTGRLFKLRRDVNLVSNVLDTPELFWSEASLKSLYDATRDYFEIEPRVQVLNERLGVASDLLDIIHEHLNNGAMMRITWIIIWLIVVACLVDLGALQALRATSVHDATTALEKLMQM; encoded by the exons ATGGCGAGCAAACCTATACCCCAGAGGCGGACATCGACGTCGATGGCTGGACTTGGCCGACTGCGTGCTTCCCACCTTCCTCCTATCCCAGAAACGAGAGCTTACACGCCTCGACGGTCAACTACTTCTATTCCACTCGCTGCTGCCTCCAAGCCCCAGCGCACTTCAAAAACTTCTCAGAAATTGGTTGTACTTCCCTCGGATGTCCAAGTTCAACCGCTTCCTCCTTCCCGCGAGCCCCAGGCCGATGGAAGAGAGGGTCCCAGTGGGCTGGGCAATGACCATAGGAGCGAGGGGGAACGTATGGGCAAGGAGCAGAGGCAACGTGCCGGATACAAGCGACTTACGGCGTATTGCATCGCGGAATCATTTCGTATGAAACTTCTAACGGCGTTCTTGAAGCGTGAGCACGGTGTTGCTCCGAGAGTGTTTGACGAGGCTGTGTACGCA GTGTACCATTTACCACTCCTTCCTGGCTATGGGCAGCATGTTAACATCAGGTCATCTCCGCCCGTCAAGTCGCCTGGCGGCAAATCGATCTTATCAAAAATGTCCGAGGCTGAAGAGTATGGCTATGACGGAACATATTTTGCCCCTGGATCGCCCAGTAATCCGTACTCATTAGAAGGAGGTGGTTATATATCCTCGTCTCCACCTACGTCTCGCAAACCACATAAGAGGGTGCCCCAAATTCGACACCGGAATGACCCGGACTATTGGCAGACGGACAATGACAATGATATTGCAGATGTTGTCTTCTTCGATTATG GTGTTGTTGTTTTCTTTGGCTTAGATGAAACGCAAGAGCAGGATATACTGGAGGATTTGCATAATGCTGGAATTTTACAAGGACGAAGGTCAGAGAATGACTGGGAAATGGAGGAATGCCATTACGAGGCAAGCAATTACAAGAGCGAGCACCACCACCTGCTAACTATACCTTGCCTATA TGATTTAGCCTTCAAATCTTCGTCACATCTCCTGAAACTATCTCTTGCACACGCACTGGCCCAATCGACTCTTCTAGCTCACTATGAAACCATAGCCCAAGTTGTCTTGGCTGCTCCCTCAGTAACGGCTCTTCCAAAACAGCTCGCGGACTCTGGAGAACTCAAGCTACGTCGTGGAGAAGCGTTGAAACTCACAGGCCGGTTGTTCAAACTTCGGCGGGACGTAAATTTGGTGTCTAACGTTCTTGATACTCCCGAGTTGTTCTGGTCTGAAGCCAGTTTAAAGAGTCTGTACGATGCAACGAGGGATTACTTCGAAATCGAGCCTAGGGTTCAGGTGTTGAATGAGCGACTTGGGGTTGCATCCGATTTG CTTGACATCATTCATGAACACCTGAATAACGGCGCCATGATGCGTATTAC CTGGATTATCATTTGGCTGATTGTTGTTGCCTGCTTGGTTGACTTGG GGGCTTTACAAGCTTTGCGGGCCACATCGGTCCACGACGCGACCACGGCCCTTGAGAAACTCATGCAAATGTAG